Proteins from one Chanodichthys erythropterus isolate Z2021 chromosome 15, ASM2448905v1, whole genome shotgun sequence genomic window:
- the LOC137002131 gene encoding uncharacterized protein produces MAALPVPTGKMAAPSVRKDAGGVPATESAPESAPTSEPSPHPHKRRRRRRRRKASSSSQDTDALQETAVGLETIPVVSPAPPKHLALPAPPNILKVFAVNENEFMWRIFDEEIRLLKSRANWLSVSVLVQEVFVQTLIGFVSLWYTFGGGTRLSVGTAARPTLTVLPPSRDELQQGKATVVCVGSKGFPSDWKLSWKVDGSSRSSAVNLSPSVLQKDGLYSWSSSLSLTESEWSRATTISCDATHPSQNAVTESLNTQQCDDH; encoded by the exons atggctgctttgccagtgcccacgggcaagatggccgccccctCAGTGCGTAAGGATGcagggggcgttccagccactgagtccgctccagaatccGCCCCAACcagtgaaccatcgcctcatcctcataagaggaggaggaggaggaggaggaggaaggcgtCCTCCTCTTCTCAAGACACAGACGCCCTTCAAGAGACCGCTGTGGGTCTGGAGACCATTCCAGTGGTCTCTCCTGCGCCGCCCAAGCaccttgccctgccagcgccaccg aatattctgaaggtttttgcAGTAAATGAGAATGAATTCATGTGGAGGATTTTTGATGAAGAAATCAGACTTCTGAAA TCAAGAGCAAATTGGTTGTCCGTGTCAGTTTTAGTGCAGGAGGTTTTTGTACAGACGCTGATTGGGTTTGTATCACTGTGGTACACGTTCGGTGGAGGAACTCGACTCTCAGTTGGAA ctgCCGCTCGTCCCACTCTCACGGTCCTGCCGCCCTCCAGAGACGAGCTGCAGCAGGGTAAGGCTACAGTGGTGTGTGTGGGCAGTAAGGGATTCCCCTCTGACTGGAAGCTGAGCTGGAAGGTGGATGGCAGCAGCAGGAGCTCTGCTGTGAATCTGAGTCCCAGTGTGCTGCAGAAGGATGGACTGTACAGCTGGAGCAGCAGCCTGAGCCTCACTGAGAGTGAGTGGAGCAGAGCAACAACCATCAGCTGTGACGCCACGCACCCATCCCAGAATGCAGTGACCGAGAGCCTGAACACACAGCAGTGTGATGAccactga